A region of the Pseudoliparis swirei isolate HS2019 ecotype Mariana Trench chromosome 21, NWPU_hadal_v1, whole genome shotgun sequence genome:
CTTGTCTCACTGTGCAACTGTGAGGCTTATTGATGCGTTTTCAATATTTTTTGGACAACAATTGTGCGTTATGGCAccgctctccacctccaccgttTGCTGCTTTTACGTTACATCAGATTTAGGCAAGTTGGTCTTTTAATGGAATTTATAGCAATCTGAAATCCCCAGTTAGTAGCTCACCATTGCATTCTCTCCCCAGTCTGTCAGGCTGTAGTCCACTGTGATCTCCTCGCCTTTGGCGATGTCTCTGATTGCTATGACAACCAACCGCACCTGGGTCCCACAGTGGACTTCTCTAATCCGGCAGTTGGGTGGTGGATGGAAAAGGACAGGTCCCCGAACACCActcgctccctcctcccccaaCTCCGGCACACTGAAAGACATAATGTGACATCAGCAATATGGACCCCTAACCTAGAAAAACATGGAAGCACGGTTACTATCGCGAGGGTCCTACTTACCAGAGCTGAGTGGGGTCGGGCAAGTAGTAGGGACTGCCCGGTGGAGGGAGGCGGTCTTCTGCACCCTCCGGGTACTGGCCCTCACCTGGGACAGAATGGACTCTATAACATACCTAATTTGTACTTGAAATCAATAATagtaacatatttaaatgtttgtcaTCGTGACATGTCACACCACAGGACAAATTGTATAAGAAAAActtcaaaaataatgaaattataCCAAAAAAAATCTACGGAACACTACCAGTTTAGAAAAATTCAGCATTTCAACATTATAATTTCATACAACTGTAATCCTCATtagaactttatttaaaaaagtactGTTTCACccgtatataataataataaccttcaattttatatcgcgcttctctaaatacccgaagtcacttacagagtccagagtccagtagtcattcacacacacagtcgtcccggtggtggtaagctacatcagtagccacagctgccctggggcggactgacggaagcgtggcagccaatcagcgcctacggcccctccgaccaccaccaacattcattcacatccatacgaaccggggtgaggctgcggtgcatgtctttatgatggtgggggaaaccggagtaaacccacacaggcacgaggagaacatgcaaactccacacagaaaggacctggaacgaccgggactcgaacccagggccttcttgctgtgaggcgacagactgagccaccgtgctgccctatATGTCAactacccatatatatatatatgtgtgtttacctgggcTGTAGCTGTGTTCTGacatgctctcctcctcttcatcttctgtTACGTACACCCGGTCACACACCTTGACAGGTGTCCCCTTCCTTTTTCTCCCACACACTCGcctgtaaaaaattattaaaataaataaataactgtgCTTCATTTAGCATAATGATACGTTTCCTCTGGTAAATATTCAAGCGGAGGGCAGCTGAAATGAGCAGAGGTGGTTGTGACTCATCCACAACAACAATAAGGCTACTAACTACTCAACTAGTGATGGTAGCAGCAGTGGTGTCGACAGTGTAATTTTTGCTCTTCCACTTGACAAGCCAtcaaaacaaagacatttgGATGTTTGCAAATCCCACAAATAGTCTAAGTTTTAGTATAAAAACTACAGTAGGAGAAAAGTAGGCAAAGACAAGACAAAGAGACATATCAACGACAGCATCCCATTCATTTCATCTGGGGGTtatcaatttaatatatttctgtTCAGTATGTTGATAAATTGTGCCATTAATCTATTTATCCTAGATTGCCAGGAACTAGGGAAATACTAAAAACAGATATTTTTAAAGTGTCTGTATTGCCCGATCAACAAGTTAGAACCCAGCAAATCTTCTATTTACAATGACGCAAAACAAAAAAGCGAAAAACTATCATATTTGACAGCTGGAAACAACACATTGTTTCCTTGATAACTGGTAAAAAAGGACAATATATTTCCTGTAGTCCAACTCCATTATTTCCGCACCAATCAGATATGTCTTTTGTTAAAGACTGCATACAGTTGTCAGCTCATCACAGACCATTTAAAATGCTCTTTGTTGACACCACAATGATTTGCATTCTGTCCACCATATTTAAGTTTGCTCGCCATCATTTCAGAATATGTTTTAGTACCATGTCAAAGCTACTTTCCATGCACTCTAGCTGAAGTCTACAGGTGTTAAGCAGTCTCTGGATTGATGCGATGATCGACGACCATGATTATGAAACACAGATCGACAATAAACAAGCATCTTGTGTTTAACCTGATTTCATCTATCTTGGTTTATCACAGATGTTGTATCTATCGATATATTGAAATGGCCCCACCCCTTTATCAATCACGTCAGAGTATACATGCATTAACAGAGACATGATCAGCACAACAAAGCCTGGTGACAGTCAACTGTTTTCAGATGCATTTCAGCCACGGTCAGGAACTTTGTTTACTCTCAGCCATACGAGCAACGAGCCGCGCTCTGCAGCAGCTGAGCAGTCAAGCAGCGTCTCGAGCACAATAACACTGACGTGACGAGGTGGTTTGGTGGCTCTTATGTTTCGGGACCTGCGGTCTACTCCATCTGGCATGACAGGGGTTCTCGACAACACCGCATATCACCGGCCAGCGAGACGCATCGCGGACGATTCCTGCTGGGTGCATGCTAACATTGATGCTAAACCACAGCTAGCATGTTAGCTTCCAGCAGCTAGCGTTGAGACTTATGTCCCGTCAAAACATCAACAAATAATAAGACGTGTGACTAAATGCGAGCCGAGGCGGGCAAGGGAAGACGCAGCCTCCCGTGACAACACTGCAActaaaaaactaagaaataatgACTCCCCTCTCTGCGTTTTCTCCATTATAACGCTGAAATCATgcacacgaagaagaagaaaaagggctTCTGATGTTAACTAAACAAACGTGCACGGTCGCAGCGCGTGCGTCTCAGGCTCCTGCATTTTGCTCACAAACCCCCCGGTGAAAACCAGCCCGCGCGGGAACAACCTCCGCTCACTCACCCCCTCGGCGGCGGCGGTTTGCTCCCATCCCCGTCGCTGTCGAGGGTCGGTGGCTCCCGGTAGTCAAAAGGCGACCGTACATTCTCCGCCATTAGGACTCCCTTCCCTACCTCTCGCGCTCCGGTAGATTGCTCAACGCGCATGTGCACAACATCCTTTGGGGTTCTCATGGTAAAATGGGGTGCATCCACCTCTGAGGAAGATAAAGACCTTCAACCTCAAGATTCACATTTAGTGTGATGCGTTGATTTAAATTAGAGTAATTACGGCTCTTCAATAGCTAGTTCATGCATCCACGTGGAAGTGCAGTCAAATCAATGCTTTGGAATCAGTTGGACCTGTTACAGATTGAAGTGAAGCCTACATTGGCACATCGGCTATTATCTGTCTGGGGTCCTGGAGACACAGGGCCCTCTTTCCCAGCTGGACAACATACTGAACACTGTTGAACTTATCTTCATTTCACGAGAATCATTAGAAACgttattttaaaatgacatatttcagaagtgcaacacaaaacaaatattcGTCACCATGAATAAAAGTCTGTCAAACAGGACATACAAATAATCAACATATACTTGAACTTACTAGTAGTACATAAATAAATCCCCTGCAACCATTTCATTCTTAACATTATTAGGCTAGAGTGTAATACTAAGTCATGAATGTGTGACAATCATTCAACTGTTGTAGCTGTTTtggttggagctatttattcaCTATATACGGCTTCAGGTAGTTTTAGTCCAGTGCCTCCCAACCTTTATGGCTCCAGGTGTTGTTTTCTATGATCTTGTGTTTTTACAAAGTCTTCATCTGAAAAGCAACTAGTTATTAAAGCTGTCAAATGGGAGATACAattaagacacaaaaacatttcCCTCTGACATTTGGTGGAGTACAAATATAAAGTAGCATAAAATGGAAATACACAACTACAGCACCAGTGCCTGTAGTAAACTCCTTGTGTAAATGTACTGTAACATTTTCACCTGTGTGTAAAAAGGATTAAATACAATAGTTATCCCTATACGTATATCTGTGATTGGAGTTGACAGTTTTTGCACAACTTCAATACTTTTCAACTTTTAGGGTTTTAACAAGAGAAGAACATAAATCAGTATTTCATAAagctttgtttgtgtctgtaatTTTCTAAAAATATCCAAAGAAGTTTCGTGGAAATACAAATTTCATGGAAAAAATTATAGGGTGTGTAGACAGGTTTGTCAAATTACTACTGAATTTAAACCTAAGAAAATATTTATGAAATTTATGATaggaaactattttttttagaaTTGCATGCTTCCACTAGAATAATTTCTAGGCTCTGCTCAACATCATCTATAATTACCCAATTAGGAGTTTATCAGATCAACAagtagtataatatatatatacagacacatactCTATCTACGTTAAATTATATAGCTCCTAAGAAGGtggatcacacacacgcacaaatgcACGCACACGATTTGATGTTGTACAAAAAAAGTAAAGCCAAGGTGAAGAAGAAGTGTTAGTGAGTTTTAATCGTCAATGCACATCCAGTTAATCATCACAGagataaaaagaaaagcatGGCATTAGGAAATACCATTCCAACAAGCCTGGAAGTCACAGTTCATTCAATCAGCAAGATGATGCTGCGTCAGGCATCGAACACCACAGTGAAGttgttgtgttgcagtgtgttcaATACATTTGGCTACAGATGGTACAATCCTACCGTGAACTATTAGTCAAACACCATCGTCTTAAACATCGGTTTCACCTCCCATAGAAGGGTATGACAGAAAAGATTGGAGAACCATTGGTCGTATATTGCAAACTCGTTAACAGTGTAGCAGCATATTCAAGTATAAGATCAGGAGAGAACTTGGGGACCAGAGCGGCAAACATTACACTTGATCATCACAGATTGTTCCAAACAAATCAATACAGGCAGTTCACGTTTGATACGGAGTTAGCTGGATTAGATGATGTTAATAAGGTGGGACATGAAAAGCCAAGTGACCTATTAAAATAGCTGATGGCTACAGATTCAGCTGCACATCATTCACAGTTTATCAGTCATGTATTTTTGGCTACATTCGAGGAGTTTTTCTTGTGTTAGGAGCAGCAGACAATTAGTCACGTCgattaaattataataaataacacaCGTTACAAAAAAATCAATGTTTAAACAGTCCAACTGGCCACTTCACAAACCAAACCAAAAGTTACACCTTGAAAAGTCTGCACTCACTTCCTTGTCAAAGTAAATACCAACGGTAGCAAACTAGAGGTCATTTCAGAACTCTGTGTTGAAATACCAACGTTTGGGAAAAGCTGTTTTCATGGCTTTGTTAAAAGGAGATTAGTTGTGATTTTAGTTAagcagtacaatgtgtaacctCTAGTTTTCACAGCGTATAATCCAGAGCTAGATATTCATTTTGGAATAGATAAAAGCTGGCTGTTAGTGTTGAGTTCTCTCATTCATAGATCATAGATGTTGGATTGAAACTAATCAGACGTCTTCTGTTCCTTCCCTCTCTGCGTATAAGACATGGAGGGTCTGCGCAGCATGGTCAGCCCAGTGGACCAGCTCCAGCAGGACCCGATAGGTCCACAATTTAAGCCCAAAAACTCCCCCTGCACCATCGGTTTCCTACACAGAAGAAAGCAACTTAACATCCACTATCTTTTATCATAAGATACAGAACAAATGGATAAGAAAAGGTTTTACGGGGATCGATAGGCTGAAGAAAAACACTCTTTATGTTAAAGTCAGGCTTCAACTTCCTAAAGTGAATATACCTACACATTATCATTCATTTTTAGGACTGTTTATGGTGACAAATGCAAGTCTGATATTCACATTTAGCTGCTAGATTCTCCACTTTGTTCACCAGCTAGATGCTAACTTGGTCTGCCTGCTGTTTGGTGCTTGAAAGAGTAAAGTTGCACGTCAatacaatgagctgaaagatgcAAAAATGATGAGCAGAGTTGAAGGACCCGTGTGGTTGATGATTCCTTTTGAATTTGTCACTATGAGCTACACCTTtcacattaaacatttaatcCATCGTTAATATCGAAATATCGATTGTTGCAGCTGTGAACTCAATCTAAAGTTTATCATGGATATCTCAGCGATTAAGTCCAGGGTTTGAATCTTTTTTCCCAACATGAGTCATAATCCCATTAGAGGTATCATTAATATAATACAGGGTTTAGTCACAGCCCTGCTCTAACGTTTTGACATTTAACTTGTGAACAGGGCTGAGGGATGGAAGCTTGGAAATACCCTACTGTGTTGAATGTTGCTTAACAGATTTGATGTATATGAGCTCATTATTGTGATTATATGTTGATAAAGGCTTATATGAACTCATGTGGGAGACTATGCTGAATTTCATGGAGCAGGGTTCCTTGGACACCTGCATGATGACAGAATACGGCCATTTCTGCTCCGGTTGTTCAAGTATAAAAACAGTGGAAATCACGCAAtatgtaaaatatgtttgttatgTACAATTTTTCTTTTATCTTTCAAAATATACATCTTTTAAACCCGAAGTTGGCTGTTCACGTACGAACGGTTTGAATTAGCCAGTTATATTGAGAAAGCTTGGGAGATGAAGAGAAATGATCTTTGTCAGGAGAAAGTTTGGTGTCGACCGTATTTGCAAATGTTCACAACAATACGGTACTTAACAATATATCAACCTGAATCATATGTTTTGTGAGcgtgtgtatataaaaatacaaacttAACTATAACAAATACTGTACCTCATTGCACTGGTGGTCTGGGGTAACTTCCAGGGTCATGTTCTCGGTCTCCACCAGACCTTTGGTGCTGCAGAGCAAGTGCTCCAGCCGGAGTCGGACGTTCTTCCTCATGGTCTCATAATCGCCCTCCAGCTCACcccattcctcctcttccttcaggATGACACAGTGGATCAGCCCCAGGCACTGCCGCAGAGCTGAATGCAGCAACTGCACCTGCTGCTCCGTGCTCGGCTCCTCGGAGTCCGGGGAAAGGGACACCATGCGTCCTGCGTCAGGGGTGTGGTCCGAGAAGAaggtctccttctctttctgaaAGGGGCGAGGACAAGATATTCATGTCAACTTGACGACGAGTACAAAGCAGACGCAAGGTGCTTCTCGACCTTTGCAGGTTGCGcctcacatttttttatttaaactcaaTTACACATTTAACACTAAATGACAGCCATATCGATCAATTAAAGGGACTTCGAAAAAGGCAGGATGAGGCACACAAGCATGACAGATGGAGAAATCCAATACACTATATCCATTAGGTAGCCCAGGGGAAATGGAggggaggtggtgggggggctTTCAGTGGGATTACACTACATTCCTTTCAAGAATTCACAAGTGCATACTGGTGAATGCTcatgagcaaacacacacacacagtaaaaaagtaaaaacacatcACTCAAATGCGACAGGTAGCCTAGCTGGCATGTCTCAGTACCGATAGCGGGGTTGTGCCCCACCGGCCCGGGGACGACGAGGTAAACAGACCGAGTGTGGCGGCGGGTGACTCACGTAGAGCTGGAGCAGACGAGCACATTCGTGGTGCAGTAGCCGGGCAAGAGCCACCGCTCTCCCCGTCCGCGACGGGTCAGGCACCGGCGCGTCCGGCGCAGTCAtcggctgctcctcctgctctgccATTTGCACTCCAGCCCCGTGTGTGTTGTCGGCGGCGTCGCGGCCAGCTGGATGAAGACCGAGCAGAGGAACGTGCGGCCCCCTGACGTCAAGTGTTGGCACCgaaaccggggggggggagggggggggggatactttAACGATTCGAAGACATGTCGCAGGTTGTTCCAGCGAGTGTGAATGAAGTGTGTTTATGTTGGAGTGCACGCAAAACGAGAGGGGATTTAATTGGTTGCGCCAGACACGAGGGGCGATTTTAGAGCGACGTACagacttttttctctttttttctcttcaatagcgtcaccaTGTTAAACTATATTTGTTTAATCTGGTTTAAAGGACGTGTCAAGAATCGACAAAAACTTCAGaacagttttttaaattattatccaTGTGAACACATTTTCTAATAAATAAAGATCATAAGATTATGAGTGTTCAGTAGTAGTGGCAGTGCACAGaggtatattttattttctaagATTGCTTCAAAAGAACTCTTTATTGTGGGTTCGCAGTCACGGTCAGATAATGAGGGAAAAAACTATACCAAATATTTTCTGAGCAATTTCATTTCCAAAACTGCTTCTTAAAGGGTCAGAAAGCTGACACATTACCTGTATTCCTTATTACAATAATTATAACTTGATAACTCATTCTCTAACTTTAAAAGACTTGTATCATTTGGTTTACACAGTACAAAATGATTCATGTAATCTTTGCAAAACACAATTTCCAGAAGACTAAATAATCTGTAGGCATCAAGAGAGctgttattaatttatttttttatttttattatatatatatatatatatatacctcgatggactggcggcctgtccagggtgtcccctgccttcgccctatgtcagctgggatcggctccagcgcccctaatgaggataagcggtattgataatggatggatatatatatatatacacacacatatacaggactgtctcagaaaattagaatattgtgataaagttctttattttctgtaatgcaattaaaaaaacaaaaatgtcatgcattctggattcattacaaatcaactgaaatattgcaagccttttattcttttaatattgctgattatggcttacagcttaagaaaactctaaaatcctatctcataaaattttaatatttcctcagaccaagtaaaaaaaaagatttataacagctgagtgtttgtcaaggctcagaaaacccttgcaggtgtttcgagttaattagacaattcaagtgatttgtttaataccctactagtatactttttcatgatattctaatatttagagataggatatttgagttttcttaagctgtaagccataatcagcaatattaaaagaataaaaggcttgcaatatttcagttgatttgtaatgaatccagaatgcatgacatttgtttatttaattgcattacagaaaataaagaacttcatcacaatattctaattttctgagacagtcctgtatatatatatgtgtgtgtgtgtcataaagACAATACCGCTAACATTATAGAAATTCTCTTTTCTCAATTTCTTGGTGTCtaaaatttttaattatatgGTTTACTATACACATTTTTTTAGAAAGTGTAATCATTAGGATTCAAGATtggtatcagtgtgtgtagatCAAGTTCTAAATGATGTTTACATATGTGCTTTGATGCTGTTTTTCATTAAAATGGTGACCGAATCTGACTAAAACATATCGATGCTAGTAATTAGTcggttttgacctttttcataaATTAACTATATTTGTTTCATCTGGTTTAAAGGACGTGTCAAGAATAGACAAAAACTTCAGaacagtttttttaattattatccaTGTGAACACATTTTCTAATAAATAAAGATCATAAGATTATGAGTGTTCAGTAGTAGTGGCAGTGCACAGAGGTATATTATATTTTCTAAGATTGcttcaaaagaaaatgtatgacAACAACTATTTCCATCCTAATACCGCTGCCTGCATAGTCTTAACTGTGAACAAATATTAAGGCAACAATCTGTAACTAATTAAATCAGATGCTTTAGTTAAATTTGGAAGGGAAGTGATAACTTGGGTCCAGGAAAGTGAATACAAGAAGGGCATTTTAGATATTTTTCGATAGAAAATGTGATTATGGGCCTTTTTcacataataacataataataatatgttgcATAGGATGCTGACTCACTGTCATGACTGACTGGCACTTAAAGATAACGGAGCCATCAGTAATATTAGTAACACTTGTGCTTTTCCTACTATatgtcaaaatgtctgctgtgaaagAAAATATCTTGCTTCAtctcaaaacatttcaacataatataatattatgttattatagaTTTTGTGTGATTTCTGCACGTCAAAATCATTTGTGGAAAGGCCCAGACTAGACGGGTAGCTtgtggtcgtcctgcaaccacatgtcgaagtgcccttgagcaagacactgaacccccagttgctccccgggtgcttcactgcagcccactgctgaTTAATGACGAAGGAtgagtcaaatgcagagaagaatcaataaagtgtacattattattattataatatggcCATGAgggatatatatgtatttgtttatgttaCTTCCTTGTACAATTTGTACTATCATGCAACCTTTTTAACCtctaaacattttttaacatccaaacatataaacaaacacaagtcaCAAAATCAAAACATCCAGAAAGTGGTAAAAGAAGTGTTTGTaatctataatataataaatcatACTCCCTGATATAAGTAGCTATCTGTCGCTATGTACTTAGTATAACTACTGTATTACACTCCATGGAGATAAACATTTCAAATATTTAGAATAACAGCTTCAACTTTTGACAGGTCCTTCAGTCTTTTGCTCTTTTCTTAAATTAAAACTTCCCTGTGCATAAAGTTCATGTTAAGATCATTGTGTGGTCTTTTATTTAGATTAAACTGTCTCCATGAACTTCAGCACACTGTAAAAGAATatgtctccctccttccctctcccatacaatcccctcatcctcctttctcctttcctcaTTACCCTCCCACATAATTTCCTCGACATCCTGATGACcgccacccaccaccaccctgTCCCACAGCTCACCCTCCCCTGGTAACTGTTCATCCTCATCCGTCTCCCTGCCCCACTGCATGGCCTGCTGGGAAGCCAGGGAGGCCGTGGAGGCCAGTGTGGTGACGGAGCTGGAGCTCAGGGTGAGGAGGGTGCTCTGAGGGTCCGCAATGGTCATGGACGCGACGGTGCTGGCCGGAAGGGTGGAGAACTGGATGAGCTGGGGGTGGCTGAGGCCGGAGAAGTTAGTCGGACGAGCAGCCGTGAGGTGCAGCAAGGTGGGGGCTTGCTGCTGGTGTgccacctgcaccacatggTGCGTGGGCAGTTGGAGAAACTGGCCTTGAGATACCTGGTGGAGTGGAGTGAGCGTACTATTGGACTTGTTGAGCGCTGAGACGGTCTCTGGAGTCAAGGCGAGCACTTGGAGAGTATCTGGGATCAGTGAGGGACTGCATATTACTGAGCCCCCATTAGCTGCTCGGGCTTCAGCTATGAGCACCTCGGGGTGGCTCTTGGATTTGTGTGCAACAACGGAGTCctttttctcaaactttttaCCACAAATGGAGCAAGAGAACTGGTAGGAGGATTCTGCATCGTGCTTCTTCATGTGCCAGTTCAAGGATGCCTTCTGACGGCAGGTGAAGCCGCAGATCTCACACCTGCCACAGGGTGGAGACAAAGATCCGGTTTGAGTCTCATCCGTGTCCCTTGACCTCCAATTTACTCAGAATcagtaaaaacaacaaagtaTTTAGATTTGTATTCCACTGGATACTTTGGGGTCATTATTATGATCGATACATTAATATTAAGTATTCAAAAATATTGTTGTAATTAATTCATAAATTATATAATGCCGAGATGGAACAGGTTTTCTAGATATTTTATACACTATAGTGACGATACTGTGTACTCATAATAGATCGGCAAAGTAACTTCTCTTAATAAATGTACTGGAGTAGAACTAATAaataactaaactaaaatactgACGTAAAGTACCTCAGAATTGTATTTTAGTAAAAAGAATCAAACATTTGGATCACATCGTGAAATGACAGGCTGATAAAAAGAAAGCTGTTatcacaaatatttaaataaaatgacacAAACTCATTAATAAGAAAGTTGTTCATTAACATAGATTGTGTGCTGACAATGTGCTGCATCACTTGTAATAATGGACCCGAGCCAGACTTGAAGTTCTTCCTGGCCCACAGCACACATCGTGACATGATATTCTAAAGTTTGCTACTTACTGGATTGGTTTTTCTCCTGTGTGAATCATCCGATGCACAGCCAGGTTATGGGAGCTCTTGAAAGCACGGGCACAATACTCACAGATGTAGTCCCTTTGATCTGAAATAGAGATGACAAGCAGAATACTTAAAACTACATGATGCAACGTTTCCAATTACCTTTTATAATTACCGCTGTGAGAGCCAAATGTGATAAATACATGCATGTCTTCTATATATACACTGGGTGGGGCTGTCCTGGGGTCCTAAGCACACCTATATCAATCAGGTGAATAATTAGTGGCAGCAGGTGTTGGACCCCGGAAAGGGAAAGGGTTTTGACCGCTTTTGCGGTAGAGCTTGCCGTTTGTTTGAACCCGGATtacaaaagaataaacatatatttatacaatacaACGTGTCGGAGGGTCATGTCGGCGACTGAAGGGGAAAACGACAAAAACAGCTGCTGACACGAAGAGCGCGCCAGAAAGACCTATCCGGAGGAAACTAACGCCTCAGTAGCCCAAGTAATGGACTGGGCTCCTTTAACAACCGCCATGAATAATCAAATAAACACATGGTATGTTGCCAGTCTTAATACTGCATGAATAAACATATGTGCTTTAACATCACCTGTATGATGTTTTGCATGGCGAAACAGCTGCTTCTGCAGACGAAACAATCGCCCACAGGAGGGGTGATCACACACGTACTTCTTTTTAAGCAAGTGCTGGTATTTGATATGGTGCTGAAATAAAGAAATGAGAGGAAAAGAGTTAACAGTACACCTAACTTTGTCTGAGTTCACAGATCTAACACAGAATGTAAAAATGCAGGACACCAATGTGACTTATATGGCAAAGATAATATCGTTGCTCGTGAACAATGCCACATTTAAAACAGTGCTTTTAAAAATAGTTTGGGCCGTCACGGTTGACAGGATGGCAAACCTGTAGGTAACGTGGGTGGGCCAGGACGGTACCACAGCCCTCAATTTCACAGCGGACGTACTGCACTGGGGGCTTTTTCCTAGGGggacagaaaaaaaaggaaattgtaaaataataatactagaTAAAAATACTACAATGATTGTTACAACGATGACTGTTACCTTTGTTTTGGCAGCCGAGGGACGTTGTCATCTTTTTGTTGTCTACCTCTCCTAGAAGGAAAACAGATTacaaaacacaactttaaatgTTGACCAATACTGTAATCCTTCT
Encoded here:
- the LOC130212005 gene encoding E3 ubiquitin-protein ligase ZFP91-like; this encodes MNSMDSGEDEVSCIRPGIEIIGDSIEAAKPTAVSTEPPSGRRGSKRLVKTTVTSPDSGDSGSGVRVLRARRVEAGRTNVNNVKNADYRQTPNAKSMHRGRGRPVGSRSKNTQSAAKKPTTKNASKQTLGAKLSKSREGKESPPTEASCATPETACKPEAEMEAGGETGSLKASNDNVADADAAVDEDPPFRDDPNDLIYKPETKTEKLRRNTTLKQKEVKKEESEKEEEEEDNIKKEESTEIVVQIEDGVDNIAELPRKRGRQQKDDNVPRLPKQRKKPPVQYVRCEIEGCGTVLAHPRYLQHHIKYQHLLKKKYVCDHPSCGRLFRLQKQLFRHAKHHTDQRDYICEYCARAFKSSHNLAVHRMIHTGEKPIQCEICGFTCRQKASLNWHMKKHDAESSYQFSCSICGKKFEKKDSVVAHKSKSHPEVLIAEARAANGGSVICSPSLIPDTLQVLALTPETVSALNKSNSTLTPLHQVSQGQFLQLPTHHVVQVAHQQQAPTLLHLTAARPTNFSGLSHPQLIQFSTLPASTVASMTIADPQSTLLTLSSSSVTTLASTASLASQQAMQWGRETDEDEQLPGEGELWDRVVVGGGHQDVEEIMWEGNEERRKEDEGIVWEREGGRHILLQCAEVHGDSLI